A section of the Macadamia integrifolia cultivar HAES 741 chromosome 9, SCU_Mint_v3, whole genome shotgun sequence genome encodes:
- the LOC122088578 gene encoding F-box/LRR-repeat protein 2-like — protein MADQWEYLPEECWESVFNRLGHNRHLEAPSLVCKRFLSICNRLRSSLTVSDPTVLLHEDISRLIRRFHLLKRIDFVEFHGDADLLLREIGRSGLNLEVLNLSKQRRVPVQGMKELGAKVKTLRVLICSRQCSLQDSDLIAIADSFPSLQELDISYPEQDFGSLTKIDSIEYECAVSGSFPGTVSDVGIAMLSSKFQRLCRIDVSGNHFITDRSLLSLSSKCVFLREIAARDCSLISEIGIALAIRHNPHLISLSVNGSKIPSAFSSSSFTIESSLICGRALCTLDFSQMSISDDLLSSIIQAGLPLLNLALSRCRGFTFAGLSLLLCKYCSLNYLDIEGAAFLTDQSMLELSQYLHDVKFINLNSCSNLSNSAFFLLVKACPYLEEIRMERTNLGKEDCPSDMNSQLQNLKLSWNKSLSDKTLQKIAMVCPNLRSLDISHCWGITGEGIGYIGMNCCEIKMLKVNGCSRLRNLGMNSGFSKLEVLYASESGIDDDGLRMIRHSCRWLLRLNLEGCLGVTAEGVKEVVTNCKAIKEISLKKCCNVASDVIPWMVITRPSLRKLIPPGMEKKTKSQRPATAP, from the exons ATGGCGGATCAATGGGAATATTTGCCGGAAGAGTGCTGGGAATCGGTGTTCAATCGCCTCGGACATAATCGACACTTGGAAGCCCCATCTTTAGTCTGCAAACGGTTTCTTTCGATCTGCAATCGACTTCGATCCAGTTTAACAGTATCTGATCCTACAGTTCTACTCCACGAAGATATTTCTCGTCTTATTCGAAGATTTCATCTGCTAAAGCGTATAGATTTCGTCGAATTTCATGGCGATGCGGATCTGCTTCTCCGGGAGATCGGGCGCTCTGGATTGAATCTAGAAGTCCTCAATCTCTCGAAGCAGAGGCGTGTTCCTGTGCAAGGTATGAAGGAGTTGGGAGCCAAGGTGAAGACTTTGAGGGTTCTGATCTGCTCTAGACAGTGTTCCTTGCAGGACAGTGATTTGATTGCAATCGCTGATTCGTTCCCGTCACTCCAGGAACTTGATATTAGTTATCCAGAGCAGGATTTCGGTTCTTTGACTAAGATAGATTCTATAGAGTATGAATGTGCAGTCTCAGGTTCATTTCCAGGTACTGTATCCGATGTAGGGATTGCGATGTTGTCCTCGAAGTTTCAGAGACTCTGCAGAATTGATGTATCGGGAAATCATTTCATTACGGATCggtctcttctttctctttcatccaAGTGTGTCTTTCTGAGAGAAATTGCGGCTCGTGATTGCAGCCTTATTAGTGAAATTGGCATTGCTTTGGCGATACGTCACAATCCTCATTTGATTTCCTTATCAGTAAATGGAAGCAAGATCCCTtctgctttttcttcttcatcttttactATCGAAAGCTCTCTTATTTGTGGGAGAGCGTTGTGCACTCTTGATTTCTCTCAAATGAGCATTTCAGACGATCTTCTTAGTTCGATCATCCAAGCTGGTCTTCCTTTGCTAAACCTTGCATTATCCCGCTGCCGAGGATTCACATTTGCCGGATTATCTTTACTTTTGTGCAAATACTGTTCTTTAAACTACTTAGACATAGAAGGAGCAGCTTTCCTGACCGACCAGTCCATGTTGGAATTATCCCAGTATCTTCATGATGTAAAGTTCATAAACCTTAATTCTTGCTCCAATCTTTCAAATTCAGCCTTCTTCTTGTTGGTGAAAGCGTGTCCTTATCTGGAGGAAATCAGGATGGAGAGAACAAATCTAGGCAAAGAAGATTGCCCTTCCGACATGAACTCCCAACTTCAAAACTTGAAATTGTCTTGGAACAAGAGTCTAAGCGACAAAACCCTTCAGAAGATAGCAATGGTCTGTCCCAACTTAAGATCACTTGATATAAGCCACTGCTGGGGTATTACAGGAGAAGGAATTGGGTACATTGGGATGAACTGCTGCGAGATCAAAATGTTAAAAGTGAATGGATGCAGCAGGCTGAGAAACCTCGGAATGAATTCTGGGTTTTCAAAATTGGAAGTTCTTTATGCTTCAGAATCAGGAATCGATGATGATGGACTACGGATGATAAGACATAGTTGTCGTTGGCTTCTGCGTTTGAACTTGGAAGGGTGTCTCGGAGTAACAGCGGAAGGAGTGAAGGAAGTAGTGACGAATTGCAAAGCCATAAAAGAGATTAGCTTGAAGAAGTGTTGCAATGTTGCTTCTGATGTCATACCTTGGATGGTGATCACAAGGCCATCGCTGAGGAAGCTAATCCCACCAG GGatggagaagaaaacaaagagccAAAGACCAGCTACAGCTCCGTAA
- the LOC122088576 gene encoding rac-like GTP-binding protein ARAC7, whose product MSASKFIKCVTVGDGAVGKTCMLICYTSNKFPTDYVPTVFDNFSANVAVDGNIVNLGLWDTAGQEDYSRLRPLSYRGADIFVLAFSLLSRASYENVLKKWMPELRRFAPNVPIILVGTKLDLRDDRGYLADHMGSGAITSAQGGELRKQIGAAAYIECSSKTQQNIKAVFDTAIKVVLQPPRRKEIAKKRKRRSYGCSIVSCITCGGCAA is encoded by the exons ATGAGTGCTTCCAAGTTCATCAAGTGTGTCACTGTGGGAGATGGAGCTGTTGGGAAGACATGTATGCTCATCTGTTATACGAGCAACAAGTTCCCTACT GATTACGTACCTACTGTTTTTGACAATTTCAGTGCTAATGTGGCTGTGGATGGGAACATTGTCAACTTGGGACTGTGGGATACAGCTG gtCAAGAAGATTATAGCAGATTAAGGCCACTAAGTTACAGAGGAGCAGACATTTTTGTTTTGGCTTTCTCCTTGCTCAGCAGGGCAAGCTATGAAAATGTTCTCAAGAAG TGGATGCCTGAACTTCGTCGATTTGCACCAAATGTTCCTATTATTCTTGTGGGGACAAAATTAG atCTTCGCGATGACAGAGGATATCTGGCTGATCATATGGGCTCCGGTGCAATAACATCTGCTCAA GGAGGGGAGCTAAGGAAACAAATTGGAGCTGCAGCTTATATCGAGTGTAGCTCTAAAACTCAACAG AATATCAAAGCTGTTTTTGATACTGCAATCAAAGTTGTGCTTCAGCCTCCAAGGAGGAAGGAGATAGCAAAGAAGAGGAAGCGTAGAAGTTATGGTTGCTCAATTGT GAGTTGCATCACTTGTGGAGGCTGTGCTGCGTAG